Proteins encoded by one window of Dreissena polymorpha isolate Duluth1 chromosome 11, UMN_Dpol_1.0, whole genome shotgun sequence:
- the LOC127850876 gene encoding uncharacterized protein LOC127850876 gives MRVTIHYTNWPPHIISLPAQTSLHEDNDTETLLHNLKVYDYNYDAPEDGHDIEDNITCWIKYVHDQWGENDMELFDLRLDDPNDQIRWDSYKLYKKECTVPTSQYSPPCGYKRENYTCPKHSGCMTHNVTQWYNVSIMCKDGYGAIDNRNFTFYPTRNQAPTWRNLPKHLDLDLKQGSEEDIIFSIMYQDEENENLTYEYKFMKNDGTVTAYFRGDPSGNYFNQLGNISLTTYLYDVPKNTSYTIEICGHERRNEICELLTIDLEDYCGPVPTCSSLEKTVTTEEPVPSTLFDVKTAVANYASYSNITFTLTSRSANTFEIDENTGIVTLLSTLTASYPSSTYVLNAFVRDAQSCHYYSVCPLTLHVTYVNHALKIINSVTTTAIHEDEAKTLTLFTIETSDLNDDDDVTCAMTNPSVNKPFYVTETFSTSQVYVVKNYIAGTDVTKKLSSAKTVYTLDVNCTDRYGAGEVKTFTINVALNQPPVLQQLHGLVSRNVDQSTMFSGSTLITEQAFDEERDTLVYTCYVNNSNVPLKCDVVSDTLQVKLRRNVSISSEIGDVYSMKVCVGDAKHPLADCGTLQLNFTTQHSYPSISNLPAEVEVPEDAAIGYTVFTATVSDTDIPAEIHTLFLNNRSNDTIGYFELDRYAGSITLLKALDYETKKRYTLRLTVQDPFLVSPELYKLVIKVKDVNEQNYLTAKNRSITFKENAKVGRIFHIGLECTDFDEEDTQTITIAGGDHVEYFLYNITTRKIHLAKEWDLDDSISNLPSTTTLTIRCTDSAMHTSDVDIVFNIEDVNDQKPSFILDKSISNNTLSDGSVAIKVDSSTSPSEPLLTVTCVDGEKGNHGACAFSILGNGLGRRYFELRSVTTAGRRKRAGVKNSAVLYLREEMKLNYNKNFQFYVKVSDGGTPAQFTTVMLTANFTATVDPPKAAKSTTCSGSSACSTLYAILAIELAMVAGLSVYTVYSLFCKNKNKIDNLALQEAVSKDVKRRQFSNSKHRTTTFLYGETIPGKGKAGLGTFLHGPDSMPGMSTSIMARREYRTSSSSSESSSDEDDWITPTPREMPSRPQVRRIGESTRFEAPFSSNRDPTLMRHIYSSNTFLNGRLAENSNTRRSQSFSQSRDPVTGANLVKASSSLSNTDYETGLPAPIYSSDMSFRI, from the exons ATGAGGGTCACCATCCACTATACAAACTGG CCCCCGCACATTATTAGTCTCCCCGCCCAAACCTCGCTACACGAGGACAACGACACTGAGACGTTGCTTCACAACCTCAAGGTGTACGATTACAACTACGATGCGCCTGAGGACGGTCACGACATCGAAGATAACATCACGTGCTGGATTAAGTACGTGCACGACCAGTGGGGAGAGAATGACATGGAGCTGTTTGATCTTCGTCTGGATGACCCCAACGACCAAATAAGATGGGACT CATATAAATTATACAAGAAAGAATGCACCGTCCCTACATCCCAGTACTCTCCCCCATGCGGATACAAACGCGAGAATTACACGTGTCCGAAGCATAGCGGTTGTATGACGCACAACGTGACGCAATGGTACAACGTGTCAATCATGTGTAAAGACGGATACGGAGCCATTGACAACAGGAACTTTACGTTTTATCCCACACGCAACCAGGCCCCAACGTGGAGGAATCTACCCA AACACCTGGACTTGGATCTCAAGCAAGGCAGTGAGGAGGACATTATATTCTCCATAATGTACCAGGATGAAGAGAACGAGAATCTCACCTACGAGTACAAGTTCATGAAGAACGACGGCACCGTTACCGCGTACTTCCGGGGTGATCCTAGCGGCAACTACTTCA ACCAGCTCGGTAACATTTCACTCACGACGTACCTCTATGATGTTCCCAAAAACACGTCATATACCATCGAGATTTGTGGACACGAGAGACGTAACGAGATATGCGAACTTCTCACTATTGACCTAGAGG ATTATTGTGGCCCTGTTCCAACCTGTTCATCTTTGGAGAAGACAGTAACCACAGAGGAACCGGTTCCGAGTACTTTGTTTGACGTCAAAACTGCCGTTGCGAATTACGCGAGCTACTCTAACATCACATTCACTCTGACGTCACGTTCAGCTAACACGTTTGAAATTGACGAAAACACAG GAATTGTAACGCTACTCTCGACGCTAACTGCCAGCTACCCGTCTAGTACGTACGTCCTGAACGCATTTGTGAGAGACGCCCAGTCGTGTCACTATTACTCAGTGTGCCCATTGACGTTACACGTGACCTACGTCAACCAT gCGCTGAAGATAATTAACTCTGTGACGACAACAGCTATACATGAAGATGAAGCCAAAACCCTCACATTGTTCACCATAGAAACGAGTGATCTTAACGATGACGACGACGTCACATGTGCAATGACAAACCCTTCAGTCAACAAACCATTCTATGTTACGGAAACATTTTCGACATCGCAAG TGTACGTGGTCAAGAACTACATCGCTGGAACGGATGTAACCAAGAAACTGTCGTCTGCCAAGACGGTCTACACACTTGACGTCAATTGCACGGACCGATACGGTGCCGGAGAAGTGAAAACGTTCACTATAAATGTGGCGCTGAACCAACCACCAGTACTTCAACAGCTTCATG GTTTGGTCTCTCGTAATGTTGATCAGTCCACGATGTTCAGTGGAAGCACGCTGATTACGGAGCAAGCATTCGACGAGGAAAGGGATACCTTGGTGTACACTTGTTATGTGAACAACTCCAATGTACCGCTGAAATGCGACGTCG TGTCGGATACCCTCCAGGTGAAGCTACGGCGCAACGTTAGCATATCCAGTGAAATCGGAGACGTTTACAGCATGAAAGTGTGTGTTGGTGACGCTAAACATCCCCTTGCTGACTGCGGGACCCTTCAATTAAACTTCACAA CACAGCATTCCTATCCATCCATCAGCAATCTTCCTGCTGAAGTCGAAGTACCGGAAGACGCTGCCATTGGCTACACGGTGTTCACAGCCACTGTGTCAGACACAGACATTCCGGCGGAAATTCATACGTTGTTCTTGAATAATAGATCAAATGACACAATTGGCTATTTTGAATTAGATAGATACG CGGGAAGTATAACGCTGTTGAAGGCGCTCGACTACGAGACCAAGAAGAGGTATACATTGCGGCTAACAGTGCAAGACCCCTTCCTTGTCAGTCCCGAGTTGTACAAGCTGGTGATCAAGGTCAAGGACGTAAACGAGCAGAACTACTTAACGGCGAAGAATCGAAGCATCACTTTCAAGGAGAACGCG AAAGTTGGCAGAATATTTCATATCGGACTGGAATGCACGGACTTTGATGAGGAAGATACCCAAACCATAACGATTGCCGGAGGGGACCATGTGGAATATTTTCT CTATAACATAACAACTAGAAAAATCCACCTGGCCAAAGAGTGGGACCTTGATGACAGCATCTCAAATCTTCCTAGCACTACGACGTTAACCATACGTTGCACGGACAGCGCAATGCACACGTCTGATGTCGACATAGTGTTCAATATCGAGGACGTCAATGATCAGAAACCCTCGTTTATACTTGACAAATCAATCAGCAACAATACTCTGTCTGACGGATCCGTTGCTATCAAG GTTGATTCTTCAACAAGTCCCAGCGAGCCGCTTTTAACAGTGACATGCGTAGATGGCGAAAAGGGTAACCACGGCGCATGCGCATTCAGTATCCTTGGCAACGGTCTAGGCAGACGATACTTCGAGTTGCGATCTGTGACGACCGCGGGGCGACGAAAGAGAGCTGGAGTGAAAAATTCGGCTGTTTTGTATCTGAGGGAGGAGATGAAATTGAATTACAACAAGAATTTTCAATTCTATGTCAAA GTTTCCGACGGCGGTACGCCTGCCCAATTCACCACCGTGATGTTGACAGCTAACTTCACGGCCACGGTTGACCCTCCAAAGGCTGCGAAAAGCACCACGTGTTCGGGATCTTCCGCCTGCTCAACCCTATATGCGATACTCGCCATAGAGCTGGCGATGGTTGCGGGTCTGAGCGTCTACACCGTGTACTCTTTGTTCTGTAAGAACAAGAATAAGAT CGACAACTTGGCACTACAAGAGGCTGTATCAAAAGACGTAAAAAGGAGACAATTTTCCAACTCGAAACATCGGACGACTACGTTCTTGTACGGGGAAACCATTCCGGGGAAGGGGAAGGCTGGACTAGGAACTTTCCTACACGGACCTGATTCAATGCCTGGGATGAGCACAAGCATCATGGCTAGACGGGAGTACAGAACAAGTAGCAGCAGCAGTGAGAGTAGTTCAGATGAGGATGATTGGATAACTCCGACACCTCGCGAAATGCCTTCACGACCACAagttagaaggattggagagtccactag gTTTGAAGCACCATTTAGCTCCAATAGAGACCCTACGCTAATGCGACACATTTATTCAAGCAACACGTTTCTTAACGGCAGACTTGCGGAAAACTCCAACACCCGCAGGAGCCAATCGTTCTcacagtcacgtgatcctgtGACTGGTGCCAATCTGGTGAAAGCATCCTCTTCGTTATCCAACACGGATTACGAAACCGGCCTTCCTGCTCCTATCTATTCTTCGGATATGAGTTTTAGAATATGA